From Bacteroidota bacterium, one genomic window encodes:
- a CDS encoding pyruvate dehydrogenase complex dihydrolipoamide acetyltransferase produces MAEIVRMPKMSDTMTEGVVAKWHKNVGDPVKSGELVAEIETDKATMEFESYQEGVLLYRGVEEGKAAPVDGILAILGKAGEDYKDLLATETSKSAAPAEEATPKTEAPAKSEEKAAPKAEAKTAPAPAAKQEAAPVAKSTPAPAPKPAATVNGSTDDRMKASPLARRLANEKGVDLSKVMGSGDSGRIVKRDIDWFKPGMAVQSANAFSNAVTEESFDEVAVSQMRKTIAKRLAESKFTAPHFYLTIEIDMDNTISARESINAVTGSKVSFNDFVVKAAAAALSQHPKVNSSWLGDKIRVNHHVHIGVAVAVEEGLLVPVVRFADSKTLREINAEVKTLAQKAKDKKLQPAEWEGNTFTISNLGMFGIDEFTAIINPPDACILAVGGIQQKPVVKNNQIVVGNVMKVTLSCDHRVVDGATGSEFLRTFKGLLENPVVLLGQASI; encoded by the coding sequence ATGGCCGAAATAGTCCGCATGCCGAAAATGAGTGATACTATGACTGAAGGAGTTGTAGCGAAGTGGCATAAAAATGTTGGTGATCCTGTGAAATCAGGGGAGTTGGTTGCTGAGATCGAAACCGATAAGGCAACGATGGAATTCGAATCATATCAGGAAGGTGTTTTGTTGTATCGTGGAGTCGAAGAAGGAAAGGCTGCACCGGTAGACGGTATCCTGGCTATTTTAGGAAAAGCCGGTGAAGATTATAAGGACTTGCTCGCAACTGAAACTTCAAAGAGCGCAGCACCTGCTGAAGAGGCAACACCGAAAACGGAAGCGCCTGCAAAGTCAGAAGAAAAAGCAGCGCCGAAAGCAGAAGCGAAAACTGCTCCGGCACCCGCTGCAAAACAAGAAGCAGCTCCTGTTGCTAAATCTACACCAGCTCCTGCACCTAAACCAGCGGCAACGGTTAATGGAAGTACTGACGATAGAATGAAAGCCTCACCACTTGCTCGTCGACTAGCAAATGAAAAAGGTGTTGATCTTTCTAAAGTAATGGGCTCAGGAGATTCAGGTCGTATCGTGAAACGCGATATCGATTGGTTCAAACCCGGAATGGCTGTTCAAAGCGCAAATGCTTTTTCAAATGCTGTGACAGAAGAAAGTTTCGATGAAGTTGCAGTTTCACAAATGCGTAAGACGATTGCAAAACGTCTGGCAGAAAGTAAATTTACCGCGCCGCATTTTTATCTGACGATAGAGATTGACATGGATAATACTATATCTGCAAGAGAAAGCATCAATGCTGTAACCGGATCAAAAGTTTCCTTCAATGATTTCGTTGTGAAAGCTGCAGCAGCGGCATTAAGTCAGCATCCGAAAGTAAATTCTTCGTGGCTGGGCGATAAGATCCGTGTCAATCATCATGTTCATATTGGTGTAGCCGTAGCTGTAGAAGAAGGCTTGCTTGTACCTGTCGTTCGTTTTGCTGATTCAAAAACGCTCCGCGAAATCAATGCAGAAGTAAAAACGCTTGCACAAAAAGCAAAAGATAAAAAACTCCAGCCGGCCGAGTGGGAGGGAAATACATTTACAATTTCTAATCTGGGAATGTTTGGTATAGATGAATTCACAGCCATCATTAATCCACCCGATGCCTGCATTCTTGCCGTCGGCGGAATTCAGCAAAAGCCGGTTGTTAAAAACAATCAGATCGTTGTCGGAAATGTTATGAAAGTAACCTTGAGTTGCGATCACCGAGTAGTCGATGGAGCAACAGGTTCAGAATTCCTGCGTACTTTCAAAGGCTTGCTGGAAAATCCGGTTGTGCTTTTGGGTCAGGCTTCGATTTAG
- a CDS encoding T9SS type A sorting domain-containing protein translates to MRKQFTLLQIFRTCMMVLTIGIGTVANAQTDAGVSAIVSPSNLTCQGTQPVTAVIQNYGAAGITSALVNWTVNGIAQAPFNYNGLLFTGETDTVTIGNYAFGFGTNTLDVRTASPNGGADADSSNDSTAVTVVVQMNGSYTIGGTTPDFAEFNDAVAALSTYGVCGPVVFNMRAGTDTMQSVINEIIGADSTNRITFQSENGDSTSVVLTYPSVDSLNPTNYLIRLDGADYITFNKITLARSGILSYGRVLELMNNASHITVSNCRLSGSTNPTNNSLAALIYSGSSSPTNDSSLMIMNNHLLNGSIGVYMNGINTIQLELDNVISDNIFENQYSKGIQASNIGVVNINRNQFTTTSNNIAYAGIYLDRSQRNHHITKNKMTSIPGTGIYMVDCTGLAGIHGVVSNNFILCTDSAGLSINNGDYQDIVHNTIVMRGANPTYSALFARGNGTGKTVRNNILNNTGGGYAYVVSDSAVNGITISNHNNLFVTGSNVGVFDGVVTPTLNDWISASERDSNSVQVNPNFVTPTDLHATSIAMEDLGKKLANVNDDIDGELRSANAPDIGADEYSAAQRNVGVQALLSPVDSVCGDSLTPVTVVVTNTGALQENNFAVTTIFSGVADDTLTFTITTPILPGESDTITYAATVDLTAGGTLNVMSYTSLGVDDVHANDTLTASYTVGVPPVGPVAVDISRCGPGAVTLTATSADSLIWFDAPVGGTYLASGASYTTDTLNASTLFYVAAYGFCEGVRTSVQAVINPLPVITLGNDTSILDGDSIDFDAGIGFTSYLWSNGATTQLINVNTPGCYSVVVSNSFGCTATDEICLAVILPFDAGVTAIVNPLDQDCSSATTDVSIVVTNLGSSAASNIPVDVTITGTVTANFTDTIAGPMNPGDTIVLSMGTINTVTGGTYTITAYTSYASDQNTGNDTTTSTVDINIAPAAPAGVGTSRCGEGSVILNASGTNTIAWYDAPTGGNLLFIGDTYSIPSLSTTTIFYAQDGNICNTQPRAAVTATINALPNVNLGNDTTVTDSLILDAGAGFVQYLWNTSETTQTIEVDSTGTIIVAVIDGNGCINSDTVEVTIIVGLTDNQIASGMMIYPNPTASKLNINLGKTVNAIITLTDIQGQILMTDKVNNASDAVRTYDVTTYAKGIYFLNITSGGQTSTSKVIVH, encoded by the coding sequence ATGAGAAAACAATTTACTCTTCTGCAGATCTTTAGGACTTGCATGATGGTGTTGACAATTGGAATCGGAACTGTGGCCAATGCCCAGACCGATGCCGGTGTTTCTGCAATCGTCAGTCCTTCGAATCTAACCTGTCAGGGAACACAACCTGTTACTGCAGTAATTCAAAACTATGGTGCCGCAGGAATTACCTCCGCACTTGTCAACTGGACAGTGAACGGAATTGCTCAGGCTCCATTTAATTACAATGGACTTCTGTTTACCGGTGAAACAGACACTGTGACTATCGGCAATTATGCCTTCGGTTTCGGAACGAATACACTGGATGTCCGCACAGCTTCTCCAAACGGTGGTGCTGATGCTGATTCTTCCAATGACTCAACAGCGGTTACAGTTGTTGTGCAAATGAATGGATCTTACACGATTGGCGGTACGACTCCTGATTTTGCGGAATTCAACGATGCCGTTGCAGCTTTAAGCACTTATGGTGTTTGCGGACCGGTAGTTTTCAATATGAGAGCCGGAACAGATACGATGCAAAGTGTGATCAACGAGATCATCGGAGCTGATTCTACAAACAGAATCACTTTTCAGTCTGAAAATGGTGACAGTACATCTGTTGTTTTAACCTACCCTTCAGTTGATTCTTTGAATCCAACAAATTATCTGATCCGCTTAGACGGAGCTGATTACATTACATTTAACAAGATCACGCTTGCTCGTTCAGGAATTCTGTCGTATGGTCGTGTTCTTGAGTTGATGAATAATGCCTCTCACATCACTGTTTCAAATTGCAGATTGTCAGGTTCAACTAATCCGACTAACAACTCACTTGCTGCTTTGATCTATTCAGGATCTTCATCTCCGACGAATGACAGTTCATTGATGATCATGAACAACCATTTACTGAATGGTTCAATCGGTGTTTACATGAATGGTATCAACACTATTCAGCTTGAGCTTGACAATGTTATTTCAGATAACATTTTCGAAAATCAATATTCAAAAGGAATCCAGGCAAGTAACATTGGTGTTGTAAATATCAACAGAAATCAATTTACTACAACATCAAACAACATTGCTTACGCAGGTATTTATCTTGATCGTAGTCAGAGAAATCATCACATCACCAAAAACAAAATGACAAGCATTCCGGGAACAGGTATCTACATGGTAGACTGTACAGGATTAGCAGGAATTCATGGAGTTGTGTCGAACAATTTCATTTTATGTACTGATTCAGCAGGACTATCAATAAATAATGGAGATTATCAGGACATCGTGCACAACACAATTGTGATGCGTGGTGCGAATCCAACATACTCGGCTTTGTTTGCAAGAGGAAACGGAACAGGAAAAACAGTTCGTAACAACATCCTGAACAATACAGGTGGGGGTTATGCTTATGTTGTTTCTGATTCTGCTGTGAATGGAATCACTATTTCTAATCACAACAATCTTTTTGTTACAGGTTCAAATGTTGGTGTATTTGATGGTGTTGTAACTCCAACATTGAACGACTGGATCTCTGCATCAGAGAGAGATTCCAATTCCGTTCAGGTAAATCCGAATTTCGTTACTCCAACTGATCTGCATGCAACTTCAATTGCAATGGAAGATCTTGGTAAAAAACTTGCCAACGTGAATGATGATATCGACGGCGAACTTCGTAGCGCAAATGCTCCTGATATCGGTGCCGATGAATATTCTGCAGCACAACGTAACGTTGGTGTTCAGGCTTTGTTAAGTCCGGTAGACAGTGTTTGCGGTGACTCGCTTACTCCGGTTACTGTAGTAGTAACCAATACAGGTGCTCTTCAGGAAAACAATTTTGCTGTAACAACTATCTTCAGCGGAGTTGCTGATGATACATTAACGTTTACAATTACAACACCTATACTTCCGGGCGAATCAGATACAATTACCTATGCAGCAACAGTTGATCTTACTGCAGGTGGTACTTTGAATGTGATGAGTTATACTTCGTTAGGGGTCGATGATGTACATGCGAATGACACATTAACGGCATCGTATACTGTTGGCGTACCTCCTGTAGGACCGGTAGCAGTGGACATATCACGTTGTGGCCCGGGTGCCGTAACACTTACAGCAACATCTGCCGATTCACTGATCTGGTTCGATGCTCCGGTTGGCGGAACTTATCTTGCTTCAGGTGCATCTTACACTACTGATACATTAAATGCATCAACATTATTTTATGTTGCTGCTTACGGATTCTGTGAAGGAGTTCGTACTTCTGTACAAGCTGTTATCAATCCACTTCCTGTAATTACATTAGGAAATGACACATCGATTTTAGATGGAGATAGCATTGACTTTGATGCAGGTATTGGATTTACATCTTACCTTTGGTCAAATGGTGCAACAACACAATTAATTAACGTAAATACTCCGGGATGTTATTCTGTAGTAGTTTCAAATTCGTTTGGTTGTACTGCTACAGATGAAATTTGTCTGGCAGTGATTTTACCATTTGATGCTGGTGTTACTGCAATCGTGAATCCACTGGATCAGGACTGCTCAAGCGCAACAACAGATGTTTCAATTGTTGTAACTAATCTTGGTTCAAGTGCTGCTTCAAACATTCCTGTTGATGTTACAATTACAGGAACTGTAACGGCTAATTTCACTGATACAATTGCAGGTCCGATGAATCCGGGTGATACAATAGTTCTTTCAATGGGAACTATCAACACGGTTACAGGTGGAACATATACAATTACTGCATATACATCATATGCAAGCGATCAGAATACCGGTAATGATACAACAACAAGTACGGTTGATATCAATATCGCTCCGGCTGCTCCTGCAGGTGTTGGAACATCACGTTGTGGCGAAGGAAGTGTAATTCTGAATGCTTCAGGAACAAACACAATTGCATGGTACGATGCACCAACAGGTGGCAACTTACTATTCATTGGCGACACCTACTCTATTCCAAGCCTTTCTACTACTACAATCTTCTATGCACAGGATGGCAACATCTGCAATACTCAGCCGAGAGCTGCTGTAACTGCGACTATCAATGCATTACCTAATGTTAATCTGGGTAACGATACAACAGTAACAGATTCACTTATTCTTGATGCAGGTGCAGGATTCGTTCAGTACTTATGGAATACAAGTGAAACAACTCAAACGATAGAAGTTGATTCTACAGGAACGATCATTGTTGCTGTAATTGATGGAAACGGTTGTATCAATTCAGATACAGTTGAAGTAACGATCATCGTTGGTTTAACAGACAATCAGATCGCAAGCGGAATGATGATCTATCCGAATCCGACAGCTTCGAAACTGAATATCAATTTAGGAAAAACTGTAAATGCAATTATTACATTGACTGACATTCAAGGCCAGATCCTGATGACAGACAAAGTGAATAATGCATCAGATGCAGTACGTACTTATGATGTAACGACTTATGCAAAAGGAATCTACTTCCTGAATATTACTTCAGGTGGGCAGACTTCTACTAGTAAGGTGATTGTTCACTAG
- a CDS encoding rhomboid family intramembrane serine protease: MEKNKGKNELIRSAAFPLLFTVLIWLIEFGAHLSGVRLINLGILPRTTEGLIGIITSPFIHGDLDHILSNTAPLLIVGTGMIYFYKELAYRVMAAIWLMTGFWVWMFARPEWHIGASGLIYGFVCFLFFSGIFRRDTRLTAISLLVTFLYGSLVWGIFPINQIVSWESHLFGSVAGLFTAYYYRSDGPVKPKAQWEIDEENELLNPTTTNETEVEFVNEEPVVPEIKINYTLVEKPSEPTENKGG, encoded by the coding sequence ATGGAAAAAAATAAGGGCAAAAATGAATTGATCAGATCAGCAGCATTTCCATTGTTGTTTACAGTTCTGATCTGGTTAATTGAATTTGGCGCGCATCTTAGCGGAGTCAGGTTGATCAATTTAGGGATACTACCCAGAACAACAGAAGGATTAATTGGGATAATAACTTCTCCATTCATTCATGGTGATCTTGATCACATTTTGTCGAATACTGCTCCACTACTGATTGTCGGTACGGGCATGATCTATTTTTATAAAGAACTTGCTTACCGCGTGATGGCAGCGATATGGCTGATGACAGGATTTTGGGTCTGGATGTTTGCCCGTCCTGAATGGCACATTGGTGCAAGCGGACTCATTTATGGCTTTGTTTGCTTTTTATTTTTCAGTGGGATTTTCAGAAGAGATACGCGATTAACAGCAATCTCATTATTGGTTACTTTTTTATACGGAAGCCTTGTTTGGGGCATTTTTCCGATCAATCAAATTGTTTCCTGGGAGAGTCATTTATTCGGATCAGTAGCCGGACTTTTCACTGCTTATTACTATAGATCAGATGGCCCGGTCAAACCAAAAGCTCAATGGGAAATAGATGAGGAAAATGAATTGCTGAATCCGACAACTACCAATGAAACAGAAGTTGAATTTGTTAATGAAGAACCGGTTGTTCCTGAAATAAAAATCAACTATACATTGGTTGAAAAACCTTCTGAACCTACTGAAAACAAAGGTGGCTAG
- the recG gene encoding ATP-dependent DNA helicase RecG produces the protein MNYDFFHTKIEFLKGVGPMKAEILRKELGIFTQGDLLHHFPFRYVDRTKFYTVKEANANLPYIQIKGTITSLIVRGEKRRKYLAGRFEDKTGFLELRWFQGIKWITANLKLNTEYVLFGKPTEFNGAINIVHPELELSAEAQQTISSVMQPVYSTTEKLKLKGLDSKGLLRLQKNLHSILPKELSETLPQHVLNEYKFFNRHQTYSAIHFPESVAHQEKAETRIKFEELFFLQMRLLHMKLLRTEKIRGVRFDKVGDYFNEFFHNHLPFELTNAQKKVIKEIRTDCGSGKQMNRLLQGDVGSGKTMVALMCMLIAIGNGYQACIMAPTEILANQHAESIAAFLKNMNLNIALLTGSTRTAARRKIHEQLENGEINILVGTHALIEDKVKFKNLGFVVIDEQHRFGVEQRSRLWKKNEIVPHVLVMTATPIPRTLAMTLYGDLDVSVIDELPPGRKPIRTIHKYDTNRLQVWAFLKKEIAAGRQVYIVYPLIDESEKIDLNNLMAGFESICRDFPAPQYHVSIVHGRMKPKDKDFEMQRFVKGETQIMVATTVIEVGVNVPNASVMIIENAERFGLSQLHQLRGRVGRGAEQSYCILMTSSKLGKDSRLRIATMCETNDGFKIAETDLKLRGPGDAEGTRQSGLLDLKLADLSRDAALVQRTRDIAIEMLKRDPNLTSPENSGTRLHLQEQIRKSGEWGRIS, from the coding sequence ATGAATTACGATTTCTTTCATACCAAGATCGAATTTCTAAAAGGAGTCGGACCGATGAAAGCCGAAATCCTCAGGAAAGAACTCGGCATTTTTACGCAAGGAGACTTGCTGCATCATTTTCCGTTTCGATATGTCGACCGTACCAAGTTCTATACCGTTAAGGAAGCGAATGCCAATTTGCCGTATATTCAAATCAAAGGTACAATAACAAGCCTCATTGTCAGAGGTGAAAAACGGAGGAAATATCTTGCAGGCCGCTTTGAAGACAAAACCGGTTTTCTGGAACTGCGTTGGTTTCAAGGGATAAAGTGGATCACTGCCAATCTGAAATTGAATACCGAATATGTGCTTTTTGGAAAACCAACAGAATTTAATGGAGCGATCAATATAGTTCATCCTGAACTTGAACTCAGTGCAGAAGCGCAACAAACCATTTCTTCCGTTATGCAACCGGTTTACAGCACTACTGAAAAATTGAAACTGAAAGGTCTGGATAGTAAAGGTCTGTTGCGTCTCCAGAAAAATTTACACAGCATTTTACCAAAAGAACTTTCGGAAACGTTGCCGCAACATGTTTTGAATGAATACAAATTTTTTAACCGGCATCAAACTTACTCTGCTATACACTTTCCTGAATCAGTAGCACATCAGGAGAAAGCAGAAACAAGGATCAAATTTGAGGAACTATTCTTTCTTCAGATGCGGTTGTTGCATATGAAACTTCTGCGAACGGAAAAAATTCGTGGAGTTCGTTTCGATAAAGTCGGAGATTATTTCAATGAATTTTTTCATAATCATCTTCCTTTCGAATTAACCAATGCTCAGAAAAAAGTGATCAAAGAGATCCGCACAGATTGCGGCTCGGGCAAACAAATGAATCGATTGCTTCAGGGTGATGTTGGTTCGGGAAAAACAATGGTTGCACTCATGTGTATGCTGATTGCCATCGGAAATGGATATCAGGCTTGCATTATGGCGCCGACGGAAATTCTGGCAAATCAACATGCTGAATCAATTGCAGCTTTTTTGAAAAATATGAATCTGAATATTGCTTTGCTCACAGGTTCGACGCGGACTGCTGCAAGAAGAAAGATCCATGAGCAACTTGAAAACGGTGAGATCAATATTTTAGTTGGTACACATGCTTTGATCGAAGATAAAGTAAAATTCAAAAATTTAGGTTTTGTGGTTATCGATGAACAGCATCGTTTCGGTGTTGAACAACGTTCACGATTGTGGAAAAAAAATGAGATCGTTCCGCATGTACTGGTCATGACTGCAACTCCAATTCCGCGAACTCTTGCGATGACACTTTACGGTGATCTCGATGTTTCCGTGATCGATGAATTACCTCCGGGAAGAAAACCGATCAGGACAATTCATAAATATGATACAAATCGATTGCAAGTCTGGGCGTTTTTGAAAAAAGAAATTGCAGCAGGCAGACAAGTCTATATCGTATATCCTTTGATCGATGAATCGGAAAAGATCGATCTGAATAATCTGATGGCGGGCTTCGAATCTATTTGCAGAGATTTCCCTGCTCCGCAATATCATGTCAGCATTGTTCATGGTAGAATGAAACCGAAGGACAAAGATTTTGAAATGCAACGATTCGTCAAAGGTGAAACACAGATCATGGTTGCAACTACTGTGATCGAAGTAGGAGTGAATGTACCGAATGCGTCTGTAATGATCATTGAAAACGCCGAACGATTTGGTCTTTCACAATTACATCAGTTGCGCGGAAGAGTTGGAAGAGGAGCAGAGCAATCGTATTGTATCTTAATGACGAGTTCTAAACTCGGAAAAGATTCACGCCTGCGAATTGCAACAATGTGTGAAACAAACGATGGTTTTAAAATTGCAGAAACAGATCTCAAACTCCGTGGTCCGGGCGATGCTGAAGGTACACGACAAAGCGGTTTACTTGATTTGAAGTTAGCTGATCTTTCTCGGGATGCGGCTTTGGTGCAGCGTACTCGCGATATTGCTATTGAAATGCTAAAGAGGGATCCGAATCTCACCTCACCGGAAAATTCAGGAACCAGATTGCACTTGCAGGAACAAATCAGGAAGTCAGGAGAATGGGGAAGAATCTCTTGA
- a CDS encoding phenylalanine--tRNA ligase subunit beta, translating to MKISYNWLKEFVKTDLTVDQAAVMLTAGGLEVENVESFESVKGGLKGLFVGQVLTCAKHPNADKLSLTTVNVGGETPLQIVCGAPNVAAGQKVIVAVVGTTVHPVTGEPFEIKKSKIRGEVSEGMICAEDEIGLGTSHAGILILPEDSVIGTKASDFFKLENDSVIEIGLTPNRADAASHLGVARDLSALINTEKSIQTKKIEKDSKVEMPSVDNFTAGNERMIEVVVEDSSACPRYTAITITNISVSQSPEWLKNRLLSIGVNPINNVVDITNYILHETGQPLHAFDADKISGKKVVVRQAKEGEKFVTLDKVERTLHEGNLMICNSEKPMCIAGVFGGIDSGITESTKTVFLESAYFDAASIRKTSKQHGLKTDASFRFERGTDSEITMYAMKRAALLLQEVCGGKIASPVIDIYPEKKPEVDFNIKYSYIDQFSGEVIDRNVISTILLSLGIKIVSSDSESLNLQIPAFKVDVLRPVDVIEEILRVYGYDRIPLPKKQSISLPAIVEFDREQIQNKIADYLAAQGFNEILTNSLTKQDYNFAPGWSEEKSVKILNPLSQDLGVLRQDLLMTGLEILEYNRNRKQADQKMFEFGKIYSKTESGYSESYCLSILACGKKQEVSWQGPATNSDFFFVKSILVNVLSLCGIKASELTIKESEHPALNYGLTYFAGTKVLAEIGAVKNSILKKYDLADVFSCSVNWDLVIKKAKKKPVQYQEVSKFPAVKRDLSMMLDVAIPFSKIEEIAYKSERKLLKEVSLFDLYQGEKIEAGKKSLAVSFILLDDQQTLTDKQIDKTMEKLMGAFESEAGAVIRRS from the coding sequence ATGAAAATTTCGTACAATTGGTTAAAAGAATTCGTGAAAACGGATTTGACTGTGGATCAGGCTGCTGTCATGCTTACAGCAGGGGGACTGGAAGTAGAAAACGTAGAATCTTTTGAATCTGTCAAAGGTGGGTTGAAAGGACTTTTTGTGGGTCAGGTTCTGACTTGCGCAAAACATCCGAATGCTGATAAATTAAGTCTGACAACTGTGAATGTCGGTGGTGAAACACCTTTGCAAATTGTTTGCGGTGCGCCGAATGTTGCGGCCGGACAAAAAGTAATTGTTGCAGTTGTTGGAACTACTGTTCATCCGGTTACAGGTGAACCTTTTGAAATAAAGAAATCTAAAATCCGTGGTGAAGTTTCTGAAGGAATGATCTGCGCAGAAGATGAGATCGGATTAGGAACTTCTCATGCAGGAATTCTAATTTTGCCGGAAGATTCTGTTATAGGAACAAAGGCAAGCGATTTTTTCAAACTGGAAAATGATTCAGTTATCGAAATAGGACTTACTCCTAATCGTGCTGATGCTGCTTCGCACCTTGGTGTTGCAAGAGATCTTTCTGCATTGATCAATACAGAAAAATCTATTCAGACGAAGAAAATTGAAAAGGACTCTAAAGTTGAAATGCCTTCAGTTGATAATTTCACTGCAGGAAATGAGCGCATGATAGAAGTTGTCGTTGAAGACAGTTCTGCTTGTCCGCGATATACTGCAATTACTATCACAAATATTTCTGTAAGTCAATCACCGGAATGGTTGAAAAATCGTTTGTTGTCAATTGGTGTAAATCCAATTAATAACGTTGTCGATATCACAAATTATATTTTGCATGAAACCGGACAACCGTTACATGCATTTGATGCAGATAAAATTTCCGGAAAAAAAGTTGTTGTCCGTCAGGCGAAAGAAGGAGAGAAGTTTGTTACACTTGATAAAGTTGAACGGACATTGCATGAAGGAAATCTGATGATCTGCAACTCTGAAAAACCAATGTGTATTGCAGGTGTATTCGGAGGAATTGATTCTGGAATTACTGAATCAACAAAAACAGTTTTTCTGGAAAGCGCATACTTCGATGCAGCAAGTATTCGTAAAACAAGCAAGCAACACGGATTAAAAACAGATGCAAGTTTTCGCTTTGAACGCGGAACTGATTCCGAGATCACAATGTATGCAATGAAGCGTGCAGCTTTACTTTTGCAGGAGGTTTGCGGAGGAAAAATTGCTTCGCCGGTTATTGATATCTATCCTGAAAAGAAACCGGAAGTCGATTTCAATATTAAATATTCTTACATCGATCAGTTTTCCGGTGAAGTGATCGACAGAAATGTGATCTCAACAATTTTACTTTCACTTGGAATCAAGATCGTTTCTTCCGATTCTGAAAGTCTGAATCTGCAGATCCCGGCATTTAAAGTGGATGTGCTTCGTCCGGTTGATGTGATAGAAGAGATTCTCCGCGTCTATGGTTATGATAGAATTCCACTTCCGAAAAAACAAAGCATTTCTCTTCCTGCAATAGTTGAATTTGACAGAGAACAAATTCAGAACAAGATCGCAGATTATTTAGCGGCGCAGGGATTCAATGAAATCCTGACGAACTCGCTGACGAAACAAGATTATAATTTTGCTCCCGGCTGGAGTGAAGAGAAGTCTGTAAAGATTTTGAATCCGCTAAGTCAGGATTTAGGTGTTTTACGTCAGGATCTGTTAATGACCGGATTAGAAATACTTGAATACAACAGAAACCGGAAACAAGCCGATCAGAAGATGTTTGAATTCGGAAAAATTTATTCAAAAACTGAAAGCGGATATTCTGAATCTTATTGTTTGTCAATATTAGCCTGCGGAAAAAAGCAGGAAGTTTCCTGGCAAGGACCTGCAACAAATTCTGATTTCTTTTTTGTGAAATCAATTTTAGTAAATGTACTGTCTCTATGCGGAATTAAAGCATCGGAACTTACTATAAAAGAATCAGAACATCCTGCATTAAATTATGGACTTACATATTTTGCAGGAACAAAAGTACTTGCAGAAATTGGTGCAGTGAAAAATTCTATTTTGAAAAAATATGATCTGGCAGATGTTTTTTCATGTTCAGTCAATTGGGATCTCGTCATAAAGAAAGCAAAAAAGAAACCTGTTCAATATCAGGAAGTGTCAAAATTCCCTGCTGTAAAAAGAGATCTTTCAATGATGCTTGATGTGGCAATTCCATTCTCCAAAATAGAAGAGATCGCTTACAAGTCGGAAAGAAAACTATTGAAAGAAGTTTCTTTATTCGATCTGTATCAAGGCGAAAAAATAGAAGCCGGAAAAAAATCATTGGCCGTTTCTTTCATATTACTCGATGATCAACAAACACTCACAGATAAACAGATCGATAAAACGATGGAAAAGTTGATGGGTGCGTTTGAGAGTGAAGCCGGGGCGGTGATTAGGAGGTCGTAG